One segment of Mycolicibacterium neworleansense DNA contains the following:
- a CDS encoding agmatine deiminase family protein — MTTYRMPAEGAPQDRVWMAFPSAGYSLGDTEAEHHEARSTWAAVAHAVLEFEPVTMVVDSAEMPAARRYLSAAVDIVEAPLNDAWMRDIGPTFVHAEDGSVAAVDWVFNGWGAQDWAVWDRDSKIGAAVADWSDVPVVHSGLVNEGGGIQVDGLGTVLVTETVQLDPSRNPGATKADVEAELARTIGADHTIWLPRGLTRDSQRFGTRGHVDIVAAIPSPGRLLLHSQPADAHPDHLVCKEIRASLEKTHDVTGRPWEVVELPAPDQLTDADGFVDYSYINHLVVNGGVIACAFGDPKDADAAAILAEQYPGRRVLRVDARPLFERGGGIHCITQQQPAARRR, encoded by the coding sequence ATGACCACGTACCGCATGCCCGCCGAAGGGGCGCCGCAGGACCGCGTGTGGATGGCCTTCCCATCCGCCGGCTATTCGCTGGGTGACACCGAAGCCGAACACCACGAAGCGCGCAGCACCTGGGCGGCGGTGGCGCACGCGGTGCTGGAGTTCGAGCCGGTGACGATGGTGGTCGACTCCGCCGAAATGCCCGCGGCCCGGCGCTATCTGTCCGCCGCCGTCGACATCGTCGAAGCACCGTTGAACGACGCCTGGATGCGGGACATCGGCCCCACCTTCGTGCACGCCGAGGACGGCTCGGTGGCCGCGGTGGACTGGGTGTTCAACGGCTGGGGTGCCCAGGATTGGGCGGTCTGGGATCGCGACTCGAAGATCGGTGCGGCCGTCGCTGATTGGTCGGATGTGCCGGTCGTCCACTCGGGCCTGGTGAACGAGGGCGGCGGCATTCAGGTCGACGGGCTGGGCACCGTTCTGGTCACCGAGACCGTGCAGCTGGATCCCAGCCGTAACCCCGGCGCCACCAAGGCCGACGTAGAAGCCGAGTTGGCCCGCACCATCGGTGCCGATCACACGATCTGGCTGCCGCGCGGCCTGACCCGTGACTCGCAACGGTTCGGCACCCGCGGGCACGTCGACATCGTGGCGGCGATACCGTCGCCCGGCCGGCTGCTGCTGCATTCGCAGCCCGCCGACGCTCATCCGGATCACTTGGTGTGCAAAGAAATCCGGGCATCGCTGGAAAAGACCCACGATGTCACCGGACGGCCCTGGGAGGTCGTGGAGCTACCCGCGCCCGATCAGTTGACCGACGCCGACGGCTTCGTCGACTACAGCTACATCAATCACCTGGTCGTCAACGGCGGCGTGATCGCCTGTGCTTTCGGCGATCCGAAGGATGCGGACGCGGCGGCGATCCTGGCCGAACAGTATCCAGGCCGCCGTGTCCTGAGAGTCGATGCCCGCCCGCTGTTCGAGCGTGGCGGCGGCATCCACTGCATCACCCAGCAGCAGCCCGCGGCCCGCCGGCG